One segment of Treponema pectinovorum DNA contains the following:
- a CDS encoding Fur family transcriptional regulator — translation MLQKSYKTKTSDLIYQFVKSKFEKGFTAFELLEFLKENGLNVNKTTVYRNLDKLTEQGLLIRHKSSLHDGFIYQNAEEKENCHEHIHFQCSKCASVMHLTDKNTVAYIKSLSKTMGLEIDLDNSTLNGLCPKCKTNSKKK, via the coding sequence ATGTTGCAAAAATCTTATAAGACTAAGACGTCGGATTTAATTTATCAGTTTGTTAAATCAAAATTCGAAAAAGGATTTACAGCATTTGAACTACTGGAATTTTTAAAGGAAAACGGACTGAATGTAAATAAGACCACTGTTTACAGAAATCTCGATAAATTGACGGAGCAGGGGCTCTTGATAAGGCACAAATCTTCTTTGCACGACGGTTTTATATATCAAAATGCCGAAGAAAAAGAAAATTGCCATGAGCATATACATTTTCAATGCTCTAAGTGTGCTTCTGTTATGCACCTTACAGACAAGAATACTGTGGCCTATATAAAATCCCTTTCAAAAACCATGGGATTGGAAATAGATTTGGATAATTCAACTTTAAATGGACTTTGCCCAAAATGCAAAACGAACAGCAAAAAAAAATAA
- a CDS encoding zinc-binding alcohol dehydrogenase family protein — translation MKAVKIIKPKDVVVEDVKMPVPKENEALIKVKAAGICGSDIGAFRGTNGLVTYPRIIGHEIAGEVVSIPKSNPKNIKVGDRVIVDPYLYCGHCYPCSIKRTNCCESLKVLGVHVDGGMAEYFCHPADMLIKMPDEMTWVQAALAEPLTISTHGIHRGKLKAGEYCAIIGAGPIGLAAGMVAQDYGAHAILLDLVQERLDFARSLGIEHTINISKEDPVKLIHEITNGVMAQQVMECSGANVAIRNTLDYVSYAGRITLTGWPKTETSLPTDRITKKELDIRGARTSAGEFEEAVELICSKKVDMLKLLTKTVPIEQAADVIRDIESNPQNYMKVVVTME, via the coding sequence ATGAAAGCTGTAAAAATTATAAAACCAAAAGATGTAGTCGTTGAAGATGTAAAAATGCCTGTTCCAAAAGAAAACGAAGCACTTATAAAAGTTAAGGCTGCAGGAATTTGTGGCTCTGACATAGGTGCGTTTCGCGGAACAAATGGCTTGGTAACTTATCCTCGCATAATCGGTCACGAAATTGCAGGAGAAGTAGTTTCTATTCCAAAATCAAATCCTAAAAACATAAAAGTTGGAGACAGAGTCATAGTAGACCCTTATCTGTACTGCGGACATTGTTATCCTTGTAGCATAAAAAGAACAAACTGTTGCGAAAGCCTAAAAGTTCTTGGCGTTCATGTGGACGGCGGAATGGCCGAATATTTTTGCCATCCAGCAGACATGCTTATAAAAATGCCAGATGAGATGACTTGGGTACAAGCGGCTCTTGCAGAACCACTTACAATTTCAACTCATGGCATTCACCGCGGCAAGCTCAAAGCAGGCGAATATTGCGCTATCATCGGTGCAGGTCCTATAGGATTGGCAGCTGGAATGGTTGCACAAGATTACGGAGCTCATGCTATTTTGTTGGATCTTGTTCAGGAAAGATTGGATTTTGCTCGTTCTCTCGGCATTGAACACACTATAAACATAAGCAAAGAAGACCCTGTAAAACTCATCCACGAAATAACAAACGGCGTTATGGCTCAGCAGGTTATGGAATGCAGTGGTGCAAACGTAGCCATAAGAAATACGCTCGACTATGTTTCTTATGCTGGAAGAATCACTTTGACGGGGTGGCCTAAAACAGAAACCTCTTTACCAACGGATAGAATTACAAAAAAAGAACTCGATATAAGAGGCGCAAGAACAAGTGCAGGAGAATTTGAAGAAGCCGTAGAATTGATTTGTTCGAAAAAAGTTGACATGCTCAAACTTTTAACAAAAACAGTTCCTATTGAACAGGCTGCGGATGTAATTAGAGATATAGAAAGCAATCCTCAAAATTACATGAAAGTAGTCGTAACTATGGAATAA
- the hxsB gene encoding His-Xaa-Ser system radical SAM maturase HxsB, whose protein sequence is MGQLKKVNAISEKFGRDYLLVNSCCEHIFLAEKEYNNYIEDITKCSPETIEILKSRFFVYEDSEEELFNKIYKIKYTTKHSYLENDNLLLMVVPTISCNCSCVYCQVNSKKDNSSENNMSFKTILNFCDFVFSLPHKHIKIEFQGGEPSLKFDSIETIVRRLTRLNKRQKKELDYVICTNLLNISKHELKIIKKFNIAISSSLDGPKKLHNANRPSIYYSSTYDSYIENVKYVREHGIYPSGLVTITAQNLPHMRAIVDTYIENNFDGIFLRPLNNYGCAFKNKNVYYDLSKYIEAYKDAVTYLIKKNLNEGIHLREEMFSIILRKILTPFNDGFVDMQNPCALGQMCLMVKQNGDVYPSDESRMISEMGNEYWKMGNINSLDCLRTMKQKRVEILDTGRLENYEGCKNCIYSPFCYADPIKKWYIKNIAGENYESYCGIRKELFKFVFEQLRNADEKKLHLFRKWANV, encoded by the coding sequence ATGGGACAACTAAAGAAAGTTAATGCAATAAGTGAAAAATTTGGAAGAGATTATTTATTAGTAAATTCTTGTTGTGAACACATTTTCTTGGCAGAGAAGGAATACAACAACTATATAGAAGATATTACTAAGTGTTCTCCAGAAACTATTGAAATTCTCAAATCTCGTTTTTTTGTTTATGAAGATAGTGAAGAAGAATTATTTAATAAAATATATAAAATAAAATACACAACAAAGCATTCATATCTTGAAAATGATAATTTATTACTAATGGTAGTACCTACTATCTCATGTAATTGTAGTTGTGTTTATTGCCAAGTTAATAGCAAAAAAGATAATTCGAGTGAAAACAATATGTCTTTTAAAACTATTTTGAATTTTTGTGATTTTGTTTTTTCTCTGCCTCATAAGCACATTAAAATTGAGTTCCAAGGAGGAGAACCATCATTAAAATTTGATTCAATTGAAACAATTGTAAGAAGATTAACTCGATTAAATAAAAGGCAGAAAAAAGAACTAGATTATGTTATTTGTACAAATCTATTAAATATTTCAAAACATGAATTAAAAATTATAAAAAAATTTAATATTGCAATTTCAAGTTCATTAGATGGTCCTAAAAAACTACATAATGCAAATAGACCTTCAATCTATTATAGTTCCACATATGATTCATATATAGAGAATGTTAAATATGTAAGAGAACATGGTATATATCCTTCTGGACTTGTAACAATAACTGCACAGAATTTACCACATATGCGTGCAATTGTTGATACGTATATTGAAAATAATTTTGATGGAATATTTTTAAGACCATTAAATAATTATGGTTGTGCTTTTAAGAACAAAAATGTCTATTATGACTTGAGTAAATATATAGAAGCCTATAAAGATGCCGTTACATATTTAATTAAAAAAAATCTAAATGAAGGAATCCATCTACGAGAAGAGATGTTCTCGATAATTCTGAGAAAAATTTTGACTCCTTTTAATGATGGATTTGTTGATATGCAAAATCCTTGTGCTCTTGGACAAATGTGTCTTATGGTAAAACAAAATGGAGATGTTTATCCGTCTGATGAATCACGAATGATTTCTGAAATGGGAAACGAATATTGGAAAATGGGTAATATAAATTCTCTCGATTGTTTACGAACAATGAAACAAAAAAGAGTTGAAATATTAGATACCGGACGACTTGAAAATTACGAAGGATGTAAAAATTGTATATATAGTCCATTTTGTTATGCTGACCCAATCAAAAAATGGTATATAAAAAACATTGCTGGAGAAAACTACGAATCATATTGTGGTATAAGAAAAGAATTATTTAAATTCGTTTTTGAACAACTTAGAAATGCTGATGAAAAGAAACTTCATTTATTTAGGAAATGGGCAAATGTCTGA
- a CDS encoding alcohol dehydrogenase catalytic domain-containing protein, translating to MIAVQIFKPNDLRIIDIEKPTIDDKNNVLVKMTAAGLCGSDVGIYHGTNAAATYPRVIGHEMVGVVTETGKDVKKLKIGDRVIINQVTSCGHCYPCKHGRGNVCDNLRVRGVHIDGGYKEFIAVPESDCYLLPDSLKDVDAVMIEPTTIAIQACSRAQIEKDDTLLIFGAGALGTSILKVARLFCDNIIITDVIQEKLEEAKAMGAKYIINGKTENLIEKVKEYTDGRGVTLSIDAACISSSLMSLLQATGNAGRVITMGFSTSPIEINQFLITSKELDIRGSRLQNKMFQKAIDLINEGKLDLNGSCSHTYNIKDIQKALDFNDTRDPSIRKIVFTFD from the coding sequence ATGATTGCTGTTCAAATTTTCAAACCTAACGATTTGCGAATCATCGATATTGAAAAACCTACTATCGATGATAAAAACAATGTTCTTGTAAAAATGACTGCGGCGGGGCTATGTGGCTCGGATGTTGGCATTTACCACGGAACAAACGCTGCGGCAACTTATCCGCGCGTAATTGGACACGAAATGGTTGGAGTAGTTACCGAAACAGGTAAAGACGTAAAAAAACTAAAAATAGGCGACAGAGTAATCATAAATCAGGTTACCAGTTGCGGACACTGCTATCCATGTAAGCACGGTAGAGGCAATGTTTGCGATAATTTAAGAGTAAGAGGCGTGCACATAGATGGTGGATACAAGGAATTCATCGCTGTTCCAGAATCCGACTGTTATTTGCTTCCAGACTCTCTAAAAGATGTTGACGCAGTTATGATTGAACCAACAACAATCGCAATTCAAGCGTGCTCTCGCGCACAAATTGAAAAAGACGACACTCTTTTGATATTTGGTGCTGGTGCGTTAGGAACTTCAATATTGAAAGTTGCTCGACTTTTTTGCGATAACATAATCATAACCGATGTAATTCAGGAAAAACTTGAAGAAGCAAAGGCTATGGGCGCAAAGTATATAATTAACGGAAAAACAGAAAATTTAATTGAAAAAGTAAAAGAATACACAGATGGACGAGGTGTAACTTTATCTATTGACGCTGCTTGTATTTCTTCTTCCCTTATGAGTCTTTTACAGGCTACCGGCAATGCTGGCCGCGTAATTACGATGGGATTTTCAACTTCTCCTATTGAAATAAATCAATTCCTTATAACATCAAAAGAACTCGATATCCGTGGTTCTCGTCTGCAAAACAAGATGTTCCAAAAAGCGATTGACCTTATAAACGAAGGTAAACTCGATTTAAATGGAAGTTGTTCTCATACATACAACATAAAAGATATCCAAAAGGCACTTGATTTTAATGATACAAGAGATCCTTCTATAAGGAAGATTGTGTTCACTTTTGATTAA
- a CDS encoding radical SAM protein, with translation MSEDIKIIIPGKKKYKIIDLFSGSTNSFNQTLEKIHDIIIQVEGKQELLYRIENRQLTFFITSKCNQRCIMCPQKLDIDSIHNDLIVQCVINNLDYSIIDEVCFTGGEPLLKMNLIDSFIEKSPSNILITILTNGTIFPSSTILNSSRVKLCVPLYSFYDELHNRMTGSSAFYKVIHNLMEISQFNIPIELRFVLTKQNIGLLEEYARFVWRNLPFVQDVAFMGMELTAEAKINKESLWIDPNQYISSLQNAVAILNHYDITAWIYNLPYCLFDEKYRKFLIQSISPWKIKYLPICDKCQLRESCGGMFFSDVKDFEDIIHNCIE, from the coding sequence ATGTCTGAAGATATAAAAATTATTATTCCAGGTAAAAAAAAATATAAAATTATTGATTTATTCTCTGGCTCTACAAATTCATTTAACCAAACCTTAGAAAAAATACATGATATTATAATTCAAGTTGAAGGAAAGCAAGAATTACTTTATAGAATTGAAAATAGACAATTAACATTTTTTATTACTTCAAAATGCAATCAAAGATGTATCATGTGTCCTCAAAAACTTGATATAGATAGTATCCATAATGATTTAATTGTACAGTGTGTAATAAACAACTTAGATTATTCAATTATTGATGAAGTTTGTTTTACTGGTGGAGAACCTTTGCTAAAAATGAATCTGATAGATAGTTTTATTGAAAAATCTCCATCTAACATTTTGATAACTATCTTAACAAATGGAACAATATTTCCTTCATCAACAATACTTAATTCTAGCAGAGTTAAACTTTGTGTACCTTTATATTCATTTTATGATGAATTACATAATCGTATGACAGGTTCAAGCGCATTTTACAAAGTTATACATAATTTGATGGAAATCTCACAATTCAATATTCCAATAGAACTAAGGTTTGTACTAACAAAACAAAATATAGGATTATTAGAAGAGTATGCGAGATTTGTTTGGAGAAATCTCCCTTTTGTACAAGATGTTGCATTTATGGGAATGGAACTTACTGCAGAAGCAAAAATTAATAAAGAATCATTATGGATTGATCCAAATCAGTATATTTCATCTCTACAAAACGCTGTTGCCATATTGAATCATTACGATATTACAGCATGGATTTATAATTTACCTTATTGTTTATTTGATGAAAAATATAGAAAATTTTTAATTCAATCCATTTCTCCATGGAAAATAAAGTATTTGCCAATATGTGATAAATGTCAATTACGAGAATCATGTGGTGGAATGTTCTTCTCTGATGTTAAAGATTTTGAAGATATAATACATAATTGTATTGAATAG
- a CDS encoding TRAP transporter substrate-binding protein codes for MKKSLLLIATACVLAITTIGCGKKAANSVTIKVGENWGSSHPMGRAIQQVFKAEVESKTNGSVKVDVYSDGTLGNEGDLWNGVRNGTIEMAIVGTPFNQEWPVSMISDWPFLYKDLNHAKKVWTGDIATDLNKQFHEKFPTVYMLAWGPNSARTFTSNKKLTSVADFVGQKFRMPSNPIHVGIAQNLGASAQVIPLGDLFSALESGVVDGQDNGMVTVISQSFDQVQKYIYETNHIIATLEIIISAGCFDKLTKEQQKIVSDAAKATTQWAWTEYIKSVDSDRASLKAKGLTITPCTAQDQALIQEKIKPLTDKLLKEQSWAKALTEKIKAY; via the coding sequence ATGAAAAAATCACTTTTGTTAATTGCCACTGCTTGTGTGCTGGCAATAACTACAATTGGATGCGGAAAAAAGGCAGCTAATTCAGTTACAATCAAGGTTGGAGAAAACTGGGGATCATCTCACCCAATGGGTAGAGCTATTCAACAAGTTTTTAAAGCTGAAGTTGAATCAAAAACCAATGGTTCCGTAAAGGTTGATGTTTATTCGGACGGAACACTCGGAAACGAAGGCGACCTTTGGAACGGAGTACGCAACGGTACTATCGAAATGGCTATCGTAGGAACTCCATTCAATCAGGAATGGCCTGTAAGTATGATTTCTGACTGGCCTTTCTTGTATAAAGATTTGAATCATGCAAAAAAAGTTTGGACTGGAGATATTGCTACCGATTTGAATAAGCAGTTCCATGAAAAATTCCCAACAGTTTATATGCTCGCATGGGGACCAAACAGCGCAAGAACATTTACAAGCAATAAAAAACTTACTTCTGTAGCGGATTTCGTAGGACAGAAATTCAGAATGCCTTCAAACCCTATTCACGTAGGCATCGCACAGAATTTAGGAGCAAGTGCTCAGGTTATTCCTTTGGGAGACCTCTTCTCAGCTCTTGAATCTGGCGTTGTAGACGGACAGGACAACGGTATGGTTACCGTAATAAGCCAGAGTTTTGACCAAGTACAAAAATACATCTACGAAACAAACCACATCATCGCTACTCTCGAAATCATTATCAGTGCGGGTTGTTTTGACAAACTCACAAAAGAACAGCAAAAAATCGTTTCTGATGCTGCAAAGGCTACAACACAATGGGCTTGGACAGAGTACATTAAAAGCGTTGATTCAGATCGTGCAAGCCTTAAAGCAAAAGGACTCACTATAACTCCATGCACTGCTCAGGATCAGGCTTTGATTCAGGAAAAAATAAAACCATTAACAGACAAGCTCTTAAAGGAACAGAGCTGGGCAAAAGCTCTTACTGAAAAAATCAAGGCTTATTGA
- a CDS encoding metal ABC transporter solute-binding protein, Zn/Mn family, whose amino-acid sequence MKNIIKSILLGAMLLCSASIFAAPKKTIVCTSFPEYDWVMNILGSKASEFDVSFLQNKGTDLHSYQPSIQDIAKISKADMFIYVGGESDDWVKGALKNATNKNIKVINMMEVLGEKVRQEELIEGMQCTEHHHGEHHHHEHGHHHDEKSMMVFKGYFEDSQIKDRKLSDWEGEWQSVYPYLKDGSLDEVMQAKAENGDKTAQQYKQYYEEGYKTDVEKIVIKGNKISFYKNGKTATAKYSYKGYQVYNYPKGNRGVRFFFEAQNAKNTDAPKYIQFSDHNIAPTKVEHFHLYFGNEGFDALSKEMEHWPTYYPADFDSDDIVDDMLEHAGLSHKHEHNHEHEEDEVEYDEHVWLSLKNAMILTEKISEEIQKIDAKNAEVYKLNTKNYLNELSMLDKEYENVAKTSKLKTVLVGDRFPFTYLLHDYNISYYAAFLGCSAESEASFETIAFLSKKIDENGLNTVLTLEKSDKKIAKTIIKNSKSKDQKIMELDSLQSVSTKDVAKGKTYLSTMKQNLEVLKTALN is encoded by the coding sequence ATGAAAAATATAATTAAATCAATTTTACTGGGCGCAATGCTTCTTTGTTCTGCTTCAATTTTTGCTGCTCCAAAAAAAACTATAGTTTGTACTTCATTTCCTGAATACGACTGGGTTATGAATATTTTAGGTTCAAAGGCAAGTGAATTTGATGTTTCGTTTCTTCAAAACAAAGGAACGGATTTGCACAGTTATCAGCCAAGCATTCAAGATATTGCAAAAATTTCAAAGGCGGATATGTTCATCTATGTCGGTGGAGAAAGCGACGATTGGGTAAAGGGCGCTTTAAAAAATGCCACAAATAAGAACATAAAAGTTATCAATATGATGGAAGTCCTTGGGGAAAAAGTTCGCCAGGAAGAACTTATAGAAGGAATGCAGTGTACAGAGCATCATCATGGAGAACACCATCACCATGAACACGGACATCATCATGATGAAAAATCAATGATGGTTTTTAAAGGTTATTTTGAAGATTCTCAAATAAAAGACAGAAAACTCTCGGATTGGGAAGGTGAGTGGCAGTCGGTTTACCCTTATTTAAAAGACGGTTCTTTGGACGAAGTTATGCAGGCAAAGGCAGAAAATGGTGATAAAACTGCACAACAATACAAGCAATACTATGAGGAAGGCTATAAAACTGATGTTGAAAAAATCGTCATAAAAGGAAATAAAATTTCTTTTTATAAAAATGGAAAAACAGCGACCGCAAAATATTCTTACAAAGGATACCAAGTTTACAATTATCCAAAAGGAAATAGAGGAGTTCGTTTCTTTTTTGAAGCACAAAATGCAAAGAACACAGATGCTCCAAAATACATTCAATTTAGCGATCACAATATAGCACCAACAAAAGTAGAGCATTTCCATCTTTATTTTGGAAATGAAGGATTCGATGCGCTTTCAAAAGAAATGGAACATTGGCCAACTTATTATCCGGCAGACTTTGATTCAGATGACATTGTTGACGATATGCTAGAACATGCTGGACTTAGCCATAAGCATGAACACAATCATGAGCATGAAGAAGATGAAGTTGAATACGATGAACATGTATGGCTTTCTTTGAAAAATGCAATGATTTTAACAGAAAAAATTTCAGAAGAAATTCAAAAAATCGATGCAAAAAATGCTGAAGTTTACAAGTTGAACACAAAAAACTATTTGAATGAACTTTCTATGCTCGACAAAGAATACGAAAATGTTGCAAAGACTTCAAAATTAAAGACAGTTTTAGTTGGAGATAGATTTCCGTTTACATACTTATTGCATGACTACAATATCTCTTATTATGCTGCTTTCTTAGGTTGCAGTGCTGAATCCGAAGCAAGTTTTGAAACGATTGCCTTTTTATCAAAAAAGATTGATGAAAATGGATTGAACACAGTTTTAACCTTAGAAAAATCCGACAAGAAAATAGCAAAAACAATTATAAAAAATTCAAAATCAAAAGATCAAAAAATTATGGAATTAGATTCCTTGCAGTCAGTGAGCACAAAAGATGTTGCAAAAGGAAAGACCTATCTTTCAACAATGAAACAAAATCTTGAAGTTCTAAAGACAGCATTAAATTAG
- a CDS encoding TIGR03960 family B12-binding radical SAM protein: MKNLINPIKVFGAKLIGVQNPATYLGGEIGEIVKNHTENDDLFNFAMAFPDTYAIGMSNQAIKIIYQGLNKKKNIRCERVFCPEKDFEQLLKETSTPLYTLETGIPLKDLDMIGFSIGYELGIIGALQILDCGKLPLLKKQRGEEHPIVIAGGVGATNPAPFSIFFDAIFIGEAEGGMFELIESLAEMKKSGATKEQMLKEFAKSPNVWTEGMSVETYGHSIARRAVYENFAEDEPLKSYFPLPNIKTVQDHGVVEIMRGCPNGCRFCHAGIYYRPQRARSKKMIFDYVEELVTKAGYKEISLTSLSSADYPDIAGLLKELNEKYRSRNISFQLPSLKVNSFTFPILDELNEVRKSGLTFAVETPDETWQLCLNKEVYAQHLEKLINEAKSHGWNKAKFYFMVGLPFFETQEKTEEKVIVDFMLELQEKTKIQCHVNVGTFIPKPHTPYQWARQISPEESEKKLRYIRENLPKGKFKVGTHDVSTSYIEALCSRGDKRAGKIIYEAYKKGIRLDAWEENLRKDLPLWEETFAEADYDVKKEILREKDKAETLPWDDVSLGPPKSFYLKEWEKHEKKILTPICKPNCEHRCGVCNSKVAVNTDKFQEDVDKSIQKSKKSLAITEDFFDRRQEHNIPVLYRCIFKFTKKDGGQFISHLSLIEMFNRAIQKSNLPVVYTAGFNPLPKIEFASTLSLGIESEDEIASVIMYEKVDELKVVSALNAELIKTISIEKIFIFPVTNQRKRESLSASLWGSLYEYKFYEIALLDEFLKTKNAQDFFKSDSFCSFKRENNILKCTLVFSKDRAFRNAIEDFSGKKLYQVASIKKLKTFAKPQITGWTKELNDEYSKKIKREGVKVANEIFKDRVLKPEQNLPDENFVDYFELYRRIAAINLKLIEQRNSQE, encoded by the coding sequence ATGAAAAATCTTATAAATCCTATCAAAGTATTCGGGGCAAAACTCATCGGCGTACAAAATCCTGCAACCTATCTTGGAGGCGAAATTGGAGAAATTGTAAAAAATCACACAGAAAACGACGACCTTTTTAATTTTGCAATGGCTTTCCCAGATACCTATGCGATAGGAATGAGCAATCAAGCGATAAAAATAATATATCAAGGTTTAAACAAAAAGAAAAATATAAGGTGCGAAAGGGTCTTTTGCCCAGAAAAAGATTTTGAGCAACTGTTAAAAGAAACTTCAACTCCGCTGTATACGCTTGAAACCGGGATTCCTTTAAAAGATCTAGACATGATAGGCTTTTCAATCGGATATGAACTTGGAATAATAGGTGCACTTCAAATTTTAGATTGCGGAAAACTCCCGCTTTTAAAAAAGCAGAGGGGAGAAGAACATCCTATAGTCATTGCAGGTGGCGTTGGCGCTACAAATCCTGCTCCGTTCAGCATTTTTTTTGATGCAATTTTTATTGGAGAAGCCGAAGGTGGAATGTTTGAATTGATAGAGAGCCTGGCCGAGATGAAAAAAAGTGGTGCGACAAAAGAGCAAATGCTCAAAGAATTTGCTAAAAGTCCGAATGTCTGGACAGAAGGAATGAGTGTAGAAACTTATGGTCATTCAATCGCTCGTAGAGCGGTTTATGAAAATTTTGCCGAAGACGAGCCTCTAAAATCATATTTTCCACTTCCTAACATAAAAACTGTTCAAGACCACGGCGTTGTCGAAATAATGAGAGGCTGTCCCAATGGCTGTAGGTTTTGCCATGCAGGTATCTATTACAGACCGCAGAGAGCGCGCTCCAAAAAGATGATTTTTGATTATGTAGAAGAGCTTGTAACCAAGGCAGGATATAAAGAGATAAGCCTCACGAGTCTTTCGAGTGCAGATTATCCAGATATTGCAGGGCTTTTAAAAGAATTGAATGAAAAATATCGTTCAAGAAATATCTCTTTTCAGCTTCCATCTTTAAAAGTCAACAGCTTTACTTTTCCGATTTTAGATGAATTAAACGAAGTTAGAAAATCAGGCTTGACCTTTGCGGTAGAAACTCCAGATGAAACTTGGCAGTTGTGTTTGAACAAAGAAGTTTACGCTCAGCATCTTGAAAAACTCATAAATGAAGCAAAATCTCACGGATGGAACAAGGCGAAATTCTATTTTATGGTAGGGTTGCCATTTTTCGAAACTCAAGAAAAAACTGAAGAAAAAGTTATCGTAGATTTTATGCTTGAATTACAGGAAAAAACCAAAATTCAATGTCATGTAAATGTCGGAACCTTTATTCCAAAACCTCACACGCCTTATCAATGGGCTCGCCAAATAAGCCCAGAAGAAAGTGAAAAAAAACTTCGCTATATAAGAGAAAATCTCCCTAAAGGAAAGTTTAAAGTTGGAACTCACGATGTTTCCACAAGTTATATAGAAGCACTTTGCAGTCGTGGTGATAAGAGAGCAGGGAAAATAATATACGAAGCGTATAAAAAAGGAATTCGCCTGGATGCCTGGGAAGAAAATTTGAGAAAAGATTTGCCATTGTGGGAAGAAACTTTTGCAGAAGCAGATTACGATGTTAAAAAAGAAATTTTAAGGGAAAAAGATAAAGCAGAAACTCTGCCGTGGGATGATGTAAGTCTTGGCCCCCCTAAAAGTTTTTATTTAAAAGAATGGGAAAAGCACGAAAAAAAGATTTTAACTCCTATCTGTAAGCCTAATTGTGAACATCGCTGTGGAGTTTGCAATTCAAAAGTCGCTGTCAATACTGATAAATTTCAAGAAGATGTAGATAAAAGTATACAAAAAAGTAAAAAATCTCTTGCTATAACTGAAGATTTTTTTGACAGAAGGCAAGAACATAATATCCCTGTTTTATATCGATGTATTTTTAAATTTACGAAAAAAGATGGCGGGCAGTTTATAAGCCATCTTTCTTTGATTGAGATGTTTAATAGAGCGATACAAAAATCTAATCTTCCTGTTGTATATACTGCAGGGTTTAATCCTTTGCCAAAAATTGAGTTCGCCTCAACTCTGAGTCTTGGAATAGAATCTGAAGATGAAATAGCATCTGTTATAATGTATGAAAAAGTAGACGAATTAAAAGTTGTTTCTGCTTTAAATGCGGAACTTATAAAGACAATCAGTATAGAAAAGATTTTTATTTTTCCTGTTACAAATCAGCGCAAGCGAGAAAGTTTAAGTGCAAGTCTTTGGGGAAGCCTTTACGAATATAAATTTTACGAAATCGCTTTGCTTGATGAGTTCCTAAAAACAAAAAACGCACAGGATTTTTTTAAAAGCGATTCTTTTTGTTCATTTAAAAGAGAAAATAATATTCTAAAATGCACTCTTGTTTTTTCTAAAGACAGGGCTTTTAGAAATGCGATAGAAGATTTTTCAGGCAAGAAATTATATCAAGTTGCATCTATAAAAAAATTAAAAACATTTGCAAAACCTCAAATAACAGGTTGGACAAAAGAATTAAACGATGAATATTCTAAAAAAATAAAAAGAGAAGGTGTAAAAGTTGCTAACGAAATTTTTAAAGACAGAGTTTTAAAACCAGAACAAAATCTTCCAGACGAAAATTTTGTAGATTATTTTGAACTTTACAGACGGATAGCAGCAATAAATTTAAAGTTAATAGAGCAGAGAAATTCCCAAGAATAA
- a CDS encoding TRAP transporter small permease, with the protein MNKIINGLFKGIEAVIAIFLAVMITLVFANVVLRYLFNKGFAWSEEVARLCFIYLVYLGSIEAAKDNKHLLIDSILIKLPGITQKLVYILIQLIIIYLMYLMTFGSYGLMIQNLHDKWVATQFPIWGVYLSGLFLGISIIIISVINIVRLIFLKAPVSGLITATKEDDPLASAE; encoded by the coding sequence TTGAATAAAATTATTAATGGCCTTTTTAAAGGTATTGAAGCCGTAATCGCAATTTTTCTTGCGGTTATGATTACTTTGGTGTTTGCAAATGTCGTATTGCGATATTTATTCAACAAAGGGTTTGCATGGTCGGAAGAAGTTGCACGTTTGTGTTTTATATACCTTGTATATTTAGGTTCTATTGAAGCCGCAAAAGATAACAAACACCTTCTTATCGATTCCATACTTATAAAACTTCCTGGCATCACACAAAAACTGGTGTATATTTTGATTCAACTTATAATTATCTACCTTATGTATCTTATGACATTTGGAAGCTATGGTCTAATGATTCAAAACCTGCACGATAAATGGGTAGCGACTCAATTTCCAATCTGGGGCGTTTATTTATCTGGTTTATTTCTTGGCATTTCAATAATAATAATTTCAGTAATCAATATAGTACGACTCATATTCTTAAAAGCACCTGTTTCGGGATTGATTACTGCAACAAAAGAAGACGACCCTTTGGCCAGCGCAGAATAG